One genomic region from Pseudomonadota bacterium encodes:
- a CDS encoding formyltransferase family protein encodes MRIHLFTTDPSGLQLENMLPSGVELSCVIIPQNRRTSEKVANVVELCQRSNIEVFEHKRGEALPNTLPIAERAISWLYSQIISKKDLERYPRGMLNMHGGKIPDYRGANVMQWQIINGEKELGITWHEIVEEVDAGPIWAETVIPINEDATAFELRNDMIHAGVTLFKEAWLNSTSENFIPRKPDLRKGRVWPNRQPKDGFLTSEFTAKEVRNTVRALSPPWPPATIEIGGKIVAINGVFNMPAHDRIPYKTADGETLYLDTYDIGAQ; translated from the coding sequence ATGCGAATACACCTTTTTACAACCGACCCAAGCGGACTGCAGCTAGAAAATATGCTCCCCTCTGGTGTCGAACTATCTTGTGTCATCATTCCTCAAAACAGAAGAACATCAGAAAAAGTGGCTAATGTCGTAGAGTTATGCCAAAGGTCAAATATTGAAGTTTTTGAGCACAAGCGCGGAGAAGCATTGCCTAATACGCTACCGATAGCTGAACGTGCGATATCTTGGCTCTACTCACAAATCATTAGTAAAAAAGATTTAGAGCGTTACCCTCGGGGCATGTTGAACATGCATGGTGGAAAAATTCCTGATTACCGTGGTGCCAACGTGATGCAATGGCAAATTATTAATGGCGAAAAAGAACTTGGTATTACATGGCACGAAATAGTTGAAGAGGTAGATGCTGGGCCAATATGGGCCGAGACAGTAATTCCCATTAATGAAGATGCCACCGCATTTGAATTGCGAAACGATATGATTCATGCCGGGGTCACTCTTTTTAAGGAGGCATGGCTTAATTCAACATCGGAAAATTTCATCCCACGCAAACCTGATCTCCGTAAAGGGCGAGTATGGCCAAACCGCCAACCAAAGGATGGCTTTTTGACTTCCGAATTTACTGCTAAAGAAGTCAGAAACACGGTCAGAGCACTAAGCCCTCCTTGGCCACCCGCAACAATTGAAATAGGTGGAAAAATCGTAGCGATAAACGGCGTATTTAACATGCCGGCTCATGATCGTATTCCTTACAAAACTGCAGACGGTGAAACACTGTATCTTGATACATACGATATCGGGGCACAATGA
- a CDS encoding WbqC family protein, translating to MKVVAIHQPNYLPWLGYFAKISEADEFVFLDDVQYSKNSYINRVKVLHSGKPRWLTVPVSFRYGDTIDNVMPAQNDWVRRHIDGLKSFYQKSPFFAKIWTDITDIYCELPCDSLASINIELIERVSTLLKLRCTFKRSSSMVLGDLVGDKRLAEIVSILAPGGKYLSGEGGDNYQDKKTFSSAGISLTYRAFVNPVYTQSSDQFVSGLSVIDAAFHLGWATTAKMLSQNRT from the coding sequence ATGAAAGTTGTAGCTATCCATCAACCAAATTATCTTCCGTGGCTTGGTTACTTCGCAAAAATTTCTGAGGCCGACGAGTTCGTTTTTCTTGATGATGTGCAATACAGCAAAAATAGCTATATCAATAGAGTCAAAGTTCTGCACTCGGGCAAACCGCGTTGGCTTACCGTGCCAGTATCATTTAGATATGGCGATACCATCGATAATGTTATGCCCGCCCAGAATGATTGGGTGCGGCGGCATATTGACGGGCTCAAGAGTTTTTATCAAAAATCACCTTTTTTCGCCAAGATCTGGACCGATATTACGGATATTTATTGTGAACTACCGTGCGACTCCCTAGCCTCCATTAACATTGAGCTAATCGAACGTGTCAGTACATTATTAAAACTTCGCTGCACGTTCAAACGTTCATCGTCAATGGTCTTAGGAGACCTTGTGGGCGATAAACGCCTCGCCGAGATTGTTAGTATACTCGCACCCGGCGGTAAATATCTCTCAGGAGAGGGAGGTGATAATTATCAAGATAAAAAAACATTTTCCAGCGCAGGAATTTCGCTGACGTACAGGGCTTTCGTCAATCCTGTATATACTCAGAGTTCGGATCAATTTGTTTCTGGGCTATCGGTAATAGATGCAGCCTTTCATCTTGGCTGGGCGACTACTGCTAAAATGTTGTCACAAAATAGAACGTAA
- a CDS encoding glycosyltransferase family 4 protein gives MKKLRVLCLDIEGGFGGSSRSLYESIAHIDRTKLEVSIWCKAAGPIQDKYENLGAAVTVQPKMPKVSSLPRLSRNIIAYLRFISDWVKSRYFRKKLLEASQIADVVHFNHESLFWLARWLKPRTNAKLSMHIRTNLYGTIFCRFQIRCIAKTIHKLIFITENERSTLERITGLPITGDVIHNIVDLKEHKPHILVPSDDRFKVASLSNFAWVRGVDRCAEIARALKDRGRNDILFVLAGKMYMPRTLPGPCGRAARKGKTFDEFISECGLSDMFVFLGHVINPENVLASCNALIKPTRESNPWGRDILEGLAAGKPVISVGTYDKFVEDGVTGFLNHDFDAGAIAANIISLADNPVLEKKMGAAGRKRVAELCNGKARAKDLLIAWQSTVAG, from the coding sequence GTGAAAAAACTTAGGGTGCTTTGTCTTGACATTGAGGGCGGATTCGGCGGGTCCTCGCGAAGCCTGTATGAAAGTATTGCGCATATAGACCGAACCAAACTAGAGGTATCCATCTGGTGCAAAGCTGCAGGACCAATCCAAGATAAATATGAGAACCTCGGCGCAGCAGTTACAGTTCAGCCAAAAATGCCAAAAGTCTCCTCTCTGCCAAGGTTAAGCAGAAACATAATAGCCTACCTGCGTTTCATATCTGATTGGGTCAAGTCTCGGTATTTTCGGAAAAAATTATTGGAGGCATCCCAAATTGCTGATGTAGTCCACTTCAATCATGAGTCTTTATTTTGGTTGGCTCGCTGGCTAAAACCACGCACCAACGCCAAACTTTCGATGCATATTCGCACCAACCTCTACGGCACAATCTTTTGCCGGTTCCAAATTAGGTGCATAGCAAAAACAATACACAAATTAATATTTATTACTGAAAATGAACGATCCACGCTTGAACGTATTACTGGCCTACCAATAACCGGTGACGTAATCCACAATATTGTTGATCTAAAAGAACACAAACCCCACATACTAGTTCCATCGGATGACCGGTTTAAAGTAGCCAGCTTATCAAATTTTGCCTGGGTTCGCGGGGTGGATCGCTGTGCAGAAATTGCCCGCGCATTAAAGGATCGAGGGCGGAACGATATTTTATTTGTTCTTGCGGGTAAGATGTACATGCCGCGTACGTTACCGGGCCCTTGCGGAAGAGCAGCTCGCAAAGGTAAGACCTTCGATGAATTTATCTCTGAATGCGGCCTCTCTGATATGTTTGTTTTTTTGGGGCACGTAATTAACCCAGAAAATGTACTTGCGTCCTGCAACGCGCTGATCAAACCAACCCGGGAGTCTAACCCTTGGGGTCGCGATATCCTAGAAGGCCTTGCAGCCGGAAAACCCGTCATATCAGTAGGCACGTATGACAAATTTGTCGAGGATGGTGTGACGGGTTTTTTAAATCATGATTTTGATGCCGGAGCGATTGCAGCGAATATAATATCGCTAGCAGATAATCCTGTATTGGAAAAAAAAATGGGTGCAGCTGGACGCAAGCGCGTAGCAGAACTGTGTAATGGAAAAGCGCGAGCGAAGGACTTGCTTATAGCTTGGCAAAGCACGGTAGCCGGATGA
- a CDS encoding glycosyltransferase, whose product MKYKIVFLVPSFAGGGAERVIIMLANSLDRSRYIPSIIALDAKGPLQNLIANDVAVVNLERPRLRYAIIRLIKEIRRINPYAVVPTMGYLNLCVLSIWKYVGSDIKVIVREANAVDATLKAIRLPCLVRYLYRYLYPRATHVIAPSQLIAKDLRERWRVSDEKLVVLPNPVDTKWIRNQANKIKRYPGKGRRFVASGRLVDQKGFDRLISWLRDMPPDTHVTIFGEGHMRNSLIAQANEMKVMKQLRFAGFVKNPWGFYAGADAFLLTSRWEGMSNASLEALALGTPIIGTPQAGGLKEVAIQAPPQAITLAEPGMNFVDALMRVPASIPSKLRPSLLPGFYSLERANKKFEEVLIS is encoded by the coding sequence ATGAAATATAAAATAGTTTTTTTAGTGCCTTCGTTTGCAGGAGGCGGAGCCGAGCGAGTAATTATTATGCTTGCAAATAGCCTTGATAGAAGTCGTTACATCCCTTCGATCATTGCGCTAGATGCGAAAGGTCCTCTCCAGAATCTCATCGCCAACGATGTTGCAGTTGTTAATCTTGAACGCCCGAGATTACGTTATGCGATCATACGCTTAATCAAGGAGATTCGAAGGATAAATCCCTACGCCGTTGTCCCAACTATGGGCTATCTGAATCTTTGCGTCCTTTCAATATGGAAGTACGTCGGCTCTGATATTAAAGTAATAGTAAGAGAAGCAAATGCGGTAGATGCTACGTTGAAGGCAATTAGATTACCGTGCCTTGTCCGATATCTTTATCGCTACCTTTACCCTCGCGCAACACATGTAATTGCTCCAAGTCAGCTTATAGCAAAAGACCTGCGTGAAAGATGGAGGGTATCCGATGAGAAGTTAGTAGTGTTACCCAATCCGGTCGATACAAAATGGATCCGCAACCAAGCTAACAAAATCAAACGCTATCCAGGAAAGGGAAGGCGGTTTGTCGCATCGGGTCGACTTGTTGACCAAAAAGGATTCGACCGCCTAATCTCTTGGTTGCGAGATATGCCGCCTGATACTCATGTTACAATATTTGGTGAAGGGCATATGAGAAATTCCTTAATTGCCCAAGCTAATGAAATGAAGGTGATGAAACAGCTTCGGTTCGCGGGTTTCGTAAAAAATCCGTGGGGTTTCTATGCTGGTGCCGATGCTTTCTTACTCACATCGCGATGGGAGGGTATGTCGAATGCGTCGCTAGAAGCGCTTGCACTAGGGACCCCCATAATTGGAACACCACAAGCGGGTGGTCTTAAGGAAGTCGCAATCCAGGCCCCTCCTCAAGCAATAACACTTGCCGAACCGGGAATGAATTTCGTGGATGCATTAATGCGGGTGCCTGCATCAATACCGAGTAAATTACGTCCGAGTTTACTCCCTGGTTTCTATTCACTGGAACGTGCTAATAAGAAATTTGAAGAAGTTTTAATCTCTTAA
- a CDS encoding isocitrate lyase/phosphoenolpyruvate mutase family protein, with protein MEKMTTMLRNLIASNDFLYMPAAYYPLCALVAQKIGIKTAYVGGYVTGGSKAVSEPLLSMSEQVTVAGEIAQGCSIPIIADAGAGFGEPLHCMRTVREFINGGVAGVHIEDQLYPKRAHYHKYVAHAIPADEFAYKIRYACRERDAKDPDFVVIVRSDTCRFEGFDEAVKRVNMGAEEGADMGLIFPTNHDEAVQAPKECTIPMVYVQSRGNRDGRPLYGNNELQDMGYKACIDAQLWLMVSFHHAKKALEEIHSTGNYTGMTDAENISVRQDIEDAIGLEDYYLIEEETVEEKKWGKR; from the coding sequence ATGGAAAAAATGACCACAATGTTAAGGAATTTAATAGCAAGCAATGATTTTTTATACATGCCCGCCGCATACTACCCATTATGCGCCCTTGTAGCACAAAAAATTGGGATAAAAACAGCTTACGTAGGTGGGTACGTCACCGGTGGCTCTAAGGCGGTCTCGGAACCTCTTTTATCTATGAGTGAACAGGTAACCGTTGCTGGTGAAATTGCCCAAGGCTGCTCAATTCCCATTATTGCTGACGCTGGTGCTGGTTTTGGTGAACCACTTCATTGCATGCGGACCGTGAGAGAATTCATCAATGGGGGCGTGGCTGGTGTGCATATAGAAGACCAACTCTATCCAAAGCGAGCGCATTATCATAAATACGTAGCTCATGCAATTCCAGCCGATGAGTTTGCATACAAAATTCGCTATGCTTGCCGTGAACGCGACGCTAAAGATCCCGATTTCGTAGTAATAGTACGTTCAGATACCTGTCGTTTTGAAGGTTTTGATGAAGCGGTTAAACGCGTCAACATGGGTGCAGAAGAGGGAGCTGACATGGGACTTATTTTTCCAACTAATCACGACGAGGCTGTGCAAGCACCAAAAGAATGCACCATTCCTATGGTTTACGTACAAAGCCGCGGCAATCGAGATGGTAGACCGTTATATGGTAATAATGAACTTCAGGATATGGGCTACAAGGCATGTATAGATGCACAGCTTTGGTTAATGGTGAGTTTTCATCATGCAAAAAAAGCTCTGGAAGAAATACACTCAACAGGAAATTATACCGGTATGACCGACGCCGAAAATATTTCAGTGCGTCAGGATATCGAAGATGCTATCGGCCTAGAGGACTACTATCTCATCGAAGAAGAAACTGTTGAAGAAAAGAAATGGGGTAAACGTTGA
- a CDS encoding DHA2 family efflux MFS transporter permease subunit has protein sequence MNTVKNGDVATENPGQLLLLTIGVCLASGMQSMDTFLSGIALPKMMGSFSTSYDEISWVLTAYLIAVAVFTPLTAWLGRRFGRKRVLLIGIVGFVIASTFAGRSDNLLEIVTCRFIQGVFGAPLVPVAQQILLDAWPKERHNIALGWFSVGMMVGLIVGPVLGGFLTEFYSWRWNYYVNIPGGVTAFVLIFSFVRENDPDKTRNFDLTGFLLLGTFLICLQWILDRGQKQSWFQSNEIIIATAVAGCALYLFIIHIFTARRPFVDPSLFKDRNFAICSSYLILNGIMMFGFIALFPALLQNYMGYPVLDSGLILTPRGIATMFASVFVGHILARIGPKPLIVAASILMGTSFFFLARITPDIDSISLVVLIALQGVSFGFFSTTLTASAYSNLPNELRPDATAFQALSRRIGASIGVSVLVAQLLRYQQTNRSMLGENISLYNDRFRHMALPEDLNMLDQSGLHAFGKMINEQAEFIAFLDCFNFLVWVCFFTAVGAFFIKTTKKKT, from the coding sequence TTGAATACCGTTAAAAATGGCGACGTTGCGACTGAAAACCCGGGCCAATTATTATTACTGACAATTGGTGTATGCCTTGCTTCAGGTATGCAGTCGATGGACACTTTTCTATCTGGCATTGCCTTACCCAAAATGATGGGAAGCTTCTCTACCTCTTATGATGAGATTTCTTGGGTCCTAACCGCGTACCTTATTGCTGTTGCTGTTTTTACTCCACTCACGGCTTGGCTAGGACGACGCTTTGGGCGCAAGCGAGTACTACTTATCGGCATAGTCGGTTTCGTAATCGCGTCAACATTTGCCGGACGTTCTGACAACTTATTAGAGATCGTGACCTGTAGGTTCATACAAGGAGTCTTTGGTGCCCCGCTAGTGCCGGTTGCTCAGCAAATCTTGTTAGATGCTTGGCCCAAAGAACGCCATAATATTGCACTCGGCTGGTTCAGTGTAGGCATGATGGTGGGCCTGATTGTTGGCCCAGTTCTGGGTGGCTTCCTAACCGAGTTTTATAGTTGGCGTTGGAACTACTACGTCAACATACCAGGCGGCGTTACCGCATTCGTGCTTATATTTTCTTTCGTGCGCGAAAATGATCCTGACAAAACTCGTAATTTTGACCTGACAGGTTTTCTCCTTTTGGGCACCTTCCTGATTTGCCTTCAGTGGATACTGGACCGCGGCCAAAAACAGTCGTGGTTTCAATCCAATGAGATAATAATAGCCACTGCTGTCGCAGGATGTGCACTGTATCTATTTATCATTCATATCTTTACTGCGCGTCGGCCATTTGTCGACCCATCACTATTTAAAGACCGTAACTTTGCGATTTGTTCATCATATTTGATTCTTAATGGCATAATGATGTTTGGTTTCATCGCATTATTTCCCGCCTTGTTACAAAACTATATGGGCTACCCAGTACTTGATTCTGGATTAATTCTGACCCCACGGGGTATTGCGACCATGTTTGCATCAGTTTTTGTTGGGCATATTCTTGCCCGGATTGGCCCAAAACCGCTGATAGTTGCTGCCAGCATTCTAATGGGCACCTCATTCTTTTTCCTTGCACGTATTACACCAGACATAGATTCAATTAGCCTAGTTGTTTTGATTGCACTTCAAGGGGTAAGCTTTGGTTTCTTCTCAACAACTTTAACTGCCTCAGCTTATTCTAATTTACCAAATGAGTTACGACCTGATGCCACTGCTTTTCAAGCATTATCGAGGCGTATCGGCGCAAGCATAGGAGTTTCAGTTCTTGTTGCTCAACTTCTTAGGTATCAACAAACTAACCGTTCGATGCTCGGCGAAAATATATCCCTATATAACGATCGGTTTCGCCACATGGCACTGCCCGAAGACTTAAATATGTTAGACCAATCTGGACTTCACGCATTTGGGAAAATGATTAACGAACAGGCAGAATTTATAGCATTCTTAGATTGCTTCAATTTTCTCGTTTGGGTTTGCTTCTTCACGGCTGTGGGTGCTTTTTTTATAAAAACTACAAAGAAAAAAACATGA
- a CDS encoding ornithine cyclodeaminase family protein — MTLIVSNEQVAQLLSIKDVIHSLEEGYREASAGKAILGSRADLNTITSHPDSVYQLKSMSSVVPSLGVGAVRINSDILSYPTIEGKVRRQKVPLAPGNRWTGLVLLFSTETGEPLMIFPDGVMQRLRVAGTSALGAKYMARSDAETVALIGSGWQAGAQVIAIAAIRNIRNFRVYSMNPQNCKVFCETMSPEIEIDMEPFENVSDAVAKSDIVLCATNSNENVLLNDHVEPGMHISSIRDNEIALEAIRNANVTAMHDTKSMDFENYDSTHGLVTKDQEKEAGNDPRMDYLRSVPTLPDLITKKACGRVSDDQVTCFLNYRGLALQFAVCGALLYKQAKERNIGNALPTEWFTENVVP, encoded by the coding sequence GTGACCCTTATAGTATCCAATGAACAAGTTGCGCAGTTACTTAGTATAAAAGATGTGATTCATTCGCTCGAGGAAGGATATCGCGAGGCATCTGCGGGAAAAGCCATTCTCGGTTCACGCGCTGACTTGAACACAATTACATCACATCCCGATTCCGTCTACCAATTAAAATCTATGAGCTCGGTTGTCCCTAGTTTAGGTGTTGGGGCAGTGCGTATAAATTCGGATATACTCTCTTATCCGACCATCGAAGGAAAGGTTCGGCGTCAAAAAGTTCCACTCGCACCCGGCAATCGATGGACGGGGTTAGTTCTACTTTTCAGCACCGAAACGGGGGAACCGTTGATGATATTTCCTGACGGAGTGATGCAACGCCTCAGAGTGGCTGGAACGAGTGCCCTAGGCGCAAAATATATGGCCCGGTCGGACGCCGAAACCGTTGCCCTGATTGGATCAGGATGGCAAGCGGGCGCCCAAGTCATCGCTATTGCTGCTATTAGGAATATCAGAAACTTTAGGGTTTACAGCATGAATCCGCAAAATTGCAAAGTCTTCTGTGAAACAATGTCGCCAGAGATAGAAATTGACATGGAGCCTTTTGAGAATGTGAGTGATGCAGTGGCAAAAAGTGATATTGTACTTTGCGCAACAAACTCAAATGAAAATGTCTTACTTAATGATCATGTCGAACCAGGCATGCACATAAGTTCTATTCGAGATAACGAGATCGCTTTAGAAGCAATCAGAAATGCTAATGTAACTGCGATGCATGACACGAAAAGCATGGACTTTGAAAACTACGACAGCACTCACGGTTTGGTAACTAAGGACCAAGAAAAAGAAGCAGGCAACGACCCGCGTATGGATTACTTGCGCAGCGTCCCAACATTACCGGACCTCATTACGAAAAAAGCTTGCGGTCGTGTTTCTGATGACCAGGTAACGTGTTTCCTCAACTATCGCGGCCTTGCGCTTCAATTTGCTGTGTGCGGTGCGTTACTGTACAAGCAAGCGAAAGAAAGGAACATCGGGAATGCGTTACCAACTGAATGGTTTACTGAGAATGTTGTTCCTTAA
- a CDS encoding iron ABC transporter permease, with protein sequence MVAVIGNSISESTRGRFNLWAIAAILVAVSFFTPVVAVVVTAAGDSGGLWQHLFATVLPRYVVNTVALMAGVGALSVLFGVTAAWVVCRYEFFGRQWCQWILLLPAAIPSYLIAYTYTDFLEYAGPVQGLLRHFFSWQSAREYWFPEIRSMGGAIFVMSAVLYPYVYVIARTAFLLTPSSYFEAARISGRNMFWSVGLPLARPAIVAGVALVMMETISDFGTVEYFAIETLTLGIFNVWLGMNNLAAAAQIATCAFLFIILLLLVEILARAKRRFVDTSRYSVSFSPEPLNGWRAGFCIFFCLFPVVVGFVTPVSVLVGFIIEGHSTALTAAMFDAAANSILIGCAVASLVMATAVFLGLVASFNKNLVVQRLTAISSFGYAFPGTILAVGVVMAGGALDNYVAIFSRDIFGWEYGGGLTSGVALVIFACVVRFQAVGYGAVKSGLARISESMIEASRVLGHGFGKTMGFVILPMMRLSCVAGGLLVFVDVMKELPMTLLLRPFDFETLATYVYQFAKDEMLEKAALPALAIVVTGVIPVIVMNAALNRFQPPYNSKYKITP encoded by the coding sequence ATGGTAGCTGTCATCGGTAACTCGATTTCAGAGAGCACAAGAGGACGTTTCAACCTCTGGGCGATAGCAGCTATCCTGGTTGCCGTTTCATTTTTCACTCCGGTTGTAGCAGTCGTAGTGACAGCAGCGGGTGACAGTGGTGGTCTTTGGCAACATTTATTTGCAACAGTTCTGCCGCGTTACGTTGTTAATACTGTTGCCTTAATGGCCGGGGTGGGTGCATTGAGCGTTCTTTTTGGGGTAACGGCTGCTTGGGTTGTCTGTAGGTATGAATTTTTCGGAAGGCAATGGTGTCAATGGATATTGTTGCTGCCTGCCGCCATTCCCTCTTATTTGATCGCTTATACCTACACTGATTTTCTGGAATATGCCGGCCCAGTCCAGGGTTTGTTACGGCATTTCTTTAGCTGGCAGTCAGCTCGTGAATATTGGTTCCCAGAAATACGTTCCATGGGTGGCGCAATATTCGTTATGAGTGCTGTGTTGTATCCGTATGTTTATGTTATCGCTCGAACAGCTTTCCTACTTACTCCCTCATCATATTTTGAAGCGGCCCGCATTTCAGGTCGTAATATGTTTTGGTCCGTTGGTCTTCCATTAGCAAGGCCGGCTATAGTCGCCGGTGTCGCATTAGTGATGATGGAAACGATATCCGATTTTGGAACAGTAGAATATTTCGCAATTGAAACCCTTACTCTTGGTATTTTCAATGTGTGGCTTGGGATGAACAATTTGGCAGCAGCAGCACAAATCGCAACCTGTGCCTTTCTTTTCATCATACTGTTACTTCTAGTAGAAATATTAGCTCGCGCTAAGAGGCGTTTTGTTGACACGTCGCGTTATTCGGTCTCTTTCTCACCGGAGCCGCTTAATGGTTGGCGTGCAGGTTTTTGTATATTTTTTTGTTTATTTCCCGTGGTTGTGGGGTTTGTTACGCCAGTTTCGGTTCTCGTCGGGTTTATTATCGAGGGACATTCCACAGCACTTACTGCCGCTATGTTTGATGCCGCCGCTAATTCCATTTTAATTGGATGTGCAGTTGCCAGTTTGGTTATGGCAACAGCCGTGTTCCTGGGATTGGTAGCATCATTTAACAAGAATTTGGTTGTCCAGCGATTAACTGCAATTTCATCTTTTGGATATGCGTTCCCGGGCACTATCCTAGCCGTGGGTGTGGTTATGGCTGGAGGTGCCCTAGATAATTATGTTGCGATATTTTCTAGGGATATCTTTGGTTGGGAATATGGTGGTGGTCTGACAAGTGGCGTTGCGTTGGTGATTTTTGCGTGCGTGGTTCGTTTCCAGGCTGTTGGGTACGGTGCTGTTAAATCGGGTCTAGCCCGAATCTCTGAAAGCATGATCGAAGCCAGCCGTGTCCTTGGGCATGGCTTTGGAAAAACAATGGGTTTTGTAATCCTCCCCATGATGCGTCTTTCCTGTGTTGCTGGTGGTCTTTTGGTTTTTGTTGATGTAATGAAGGAACTGCCCATGACATTGTTGTTGCGTCCTTTTGATTTTGAGACATTAGCAACCTACGTATACCAATTTGCAAAAGATGAAATGTTGGAGAAGGCGGCTTTGCCTGCGCTAGCAATAGTTGTTACTGGCGTAATACCAGTGATTGTGATGAATGCCGCGTTGAACCGTTTTCAGCCTCCGTATAACTCTAAATATAAAATTACTCCTTAA